In the genome of Primulina tabacum isolate GXHZ01 chromosome 13, ASM2559414v2, whole genome shotgun sequence, the window TTGACTGCTCAAAGAACAATGCGAGGGACCATCTACTGCATCGGCACCTGTGATCCGTGAAACTTCGGGAACACCTGGGGGAGGCTGCAAAAATGAGATTCCGGGAGGCGGAAACGACTTCTTGACAGCACGCACGCCCTGAAAACCGAGTTCATCAGCcatgaaaattctaaaaaaaagtGCACAGATCAATATTGGTAGCAGGAACTAGGAAAAATCACTTAAGTGTTGTATATGGTCAACTGCAATAACGTGCTGCAAGAATAATAACATCTAGAGGGGAATTGTTTTCAGAGCAATATCCAATTTAACTGGATTTTTACAAAGCAAAACAACCATTTTCGCAATTCTATTTTAAGCAGGATTACCAAAATGAAGTACCCATTGTTCATTCAAAGCTTAAGCGACTTATCGAACAAGAGTACCACGACTCAGTCTACATAAATAACTCCACATGATAACATAGCCCAAAATAGACCCATTATTCAGCAACACTCCAAAATCATCAGAGCCAACGATTTCTCGCTATATCGAATATTCAAGATCTCAGAAACGTGAAAAAATATTGATCTTTttccacacaaaaaaaaaataaaattcaaaacaggGATCAAGCAAAAACATAATACAAGAATCACCAATTCAAGAATCAAAGATTTACCCAACAGCCGACacaattcaaaacatgaaattttgcAAATCCAAACATCGGAAAGCCAATAAATCCATGCTCATCATCaccaaaatataaaaaaagatAGTAATTTCAAGAAAGTTAAGAAGACCCACCATTTCCATCTAAAAATGTGGAGCAATAAGATTCAGAAGCCTTATCTTTCTTTTGTTAGTGCGCTGCTTATCACCTTTGATGATGCTTCGGACTTTGGCTGTTTATAATTTTATCAGCTGCCTTTTTCAAATAGCAAAACTTCCAACAATTTCAATCTTTATTTCAAACCACTCGAATGTTGATTTTTCTTGAATTACAACTTTTTATGAAACGGGATAAATTATTTTCCTTAAAAAAAGGATAAATTCATGATGCCATTTGTGCAACATGATGGCAGctttactatttattctcaatGACAATCATGTCACGTACGTCTATCTAAAATAACACATGCCCTCCGCACAAACAACATATGCTCGCTAAccattatttataaattttatatacacacacacatgtatataaatatatacatgagtaggtctcttgtgagacggtctcacgaatctttatctgtgagacatgccaatcctaccgatattcatatatatatatagtattgTTATCTATTTCTTTATTTGTGTTAAGTTATCTATTAGAGCACCCGCATTGGTGGGTGTTATAACACCCACCACCTCATCAAAAATCGTAGGATCTACATGCCACATACACATTACATTAACACATCTATTctcccacattcattttaacattcatactcattatttgtaggtcccgatgtccactcattcatcttattcttactttaaattaatatattcaatttcaaattttttaagaaatttgaattattattattattctaaaAAACCCTCGGTAATTTTCGTCCATTTCGGAACAAAGTaggatttaagaaatttttaaaaaaagaattgtAGATGATGAAAATGGAAGAGAAAAGATTTTTGGAGTGAAGAAtaatatgttttgatgtttgaaataatttgtgTAGTGTGtgaatatttatagatgaatatattatttttttattaaactaGTCGTTAACTAGccgttaaaacaattttttaattttataattaaaaacaacCGTTAgtttttaatttaacattttttttaatttattttaatttctgaattttttttaaaaaaatacaaatttgaaatttaaaccaATACATTAAATAACATTAAATAAAGAAACTTCATCACGTGTGTGAGGCCCGCGTTCAGCGACggtttgcgacggtttttgaaaaaccgtcgctaattatccaatttttttcaaaaaaaaaaattgacacaGGGGCGTTTAATTGTTTGAACGCCCCCACACCCTCTCTCATGTGAGTGGGCGTTGAGTGGGTGCCCTTACAACATAGGCATTTGGTGTCATCATCTAACTTCTGAAATTCTCAAAATTCCATTATTCTAATAAATAAATGCCATGTGTCCCATGTGATGTCAACTTTTGTAGCATATGACTTATTTTAGTAAATATATAGTTTAGTGGTTTCTCGATTTAGTAACATTTGTGTCAAAATGATCCTTCATGACTCTTGACCACATGTTGGATATTTATCCatatgaaattgagaaaaaaaatgtgaaattaGGCAAAGAGAAGGTAAAAtttataagaaaaaaaaaataaaattggtcaCCAATACACTCAAACCGGGGATGAATAATTAAAGTAACAAGTTACAAACAGATCAATAACGATCGAGATTAAATTCGgtccaatatcataataagaaagaccaatttcaaatgacacaaataagagagACTGAACAAAAAAAACACAACATATGTATAAATAAAGCCGTCAAATTAGCTAGACATGATACATCTCAACCCTCCATCGACCATCAAATGGGGCGGGACAAGTTGGCCTACCAACTTGACGGGTTGGAAACCCTTAACAGACCACGAGTTGTAGATTAGGCTGGTCAACCcgtcaaaatatatatataaataaaaaatacaaaaaattgtacaatttttttttaaaaaaaaaacttacatttttcattacaaataaaataaacatttcaaaatcatcaacaacCACCATAACCAAACCATTACAAATAACATAAATCTTTCGAATTCATCAACAACCATAAACAAAccattataaataaaataaatctttcTAAAATTAACAATAATACATAaatcattaatatttaaaaatttatcaactatatataaatcattataaatatataatatttcaaaaacCAATATAATAACTTCCAAACGAGccgctaaaattttaattcaattttgtaGTTACAGAAGCAAACCAAAATTAACAGCTATGTACATGTTTCCCAGTATATATTAGTCGAGGAAATACATCTACGAGAAGAAAGAAGCACAAAACTTAggatgttttaaaaaaaaggtaTATCATATTGTAATTCTATAGACATTTCATCAACATCCATAGAAAAAATGTACAATAACCTCTAAAActcttaaatttaaaataaatgatcaatCATTTATATATTAACTGATTTAAATGGAAAACATATTTCCTAAAAATAACAACAAGAAGATAAACAACTGTACGAAACAAGGTTCTAAAAAACAAAGAATATGATGAGTCAAATTTCAAGTTTTACAAATTTAAGAggaaattaaatgaaaaataacgTTTTTAGTATTAAAATCATTACAGTGCATAATTGAATCATAACCAATCTGGTTTCTCGTGCAACACAAATGcttttttaatatttcaaaataataccAATATGCAATATTTATCGTAAAATATATATCTTGTAATGCACTCTGGTCACCAGTATTTCTTGCAACAATTCCATAATAACATattcaaaattaaacaaaatgTTGCAAATGTATAATGAAAAACCATTTAGTTATACAACCAATTGAAAGTTCCTAAACAATATCCAACACAGTTGAAAAGCAGAATATAACAAGCCACACGAGACCAGAGATTTAAAACGTAGAGATCCAGAAGGGGACAAACAGCGCTATCAAGATTTATGCCTTGTTAGCAATGTTGTTAGAGAGCCACTCGAGTCCTTCGTAAAGCCCCTCCCCAGAGGTAGCACAGGTGCTCTGAATATACCTGCACACAAAGATATTATATTAAGAAAACGCTGTGTGTGTGTATCGTACAATAACAGATGCTCGACGCAACTAGATTAAGAGTGTTTTACCAGTGGCGCTGCCTGAGCGAGTGCAAGCCAAGCTTGTCAGTTATTTCAGCAGCATTCATTGCATTAGGAAGATCTTGTTTGTTAGCAAATACAAGTAACACTGCATCTCTCAGCTCGTCCTGAAGAAACGGGGGCCAAATTTTGAGCAAAATGATCAGCAGGAGCTTTGACCAATAATTCGAAGACAGAGTCATAAAATCTTAGTAATTCTATTGGCTGAGATGAAACTGCTTCATGTAAAGAGTCCCACAAAAGGCAGATAGCAGCTATAGGGGCAGGGCCAAAGGATAAAACTTCTTTTGTACCCACACCTACGGCCTACCCCTTAGGGTAAACATTACCATTGCAAGGCAACAAAAGTACATGTGTTCATTACAATGACTCATTTATGGGCTTCATATTTTTCACTTAACTCTACCAGAAGGGAGTTAACATACATTAAATTCATTGTACACAGAGATATTATATTAAAGAAAACGCTGCATGTATCGACAATAACAAATGATCAACGCAACTAGATTGAGAGTGTTTTACCAGTGGCGCTGCCTGGTAAGACAGTTATTCAACTAGTTAATCATGCACATTACGCAGCATTGTTTTTCTAAGCCAACATCATAATGGCATTTGCAGTGTGATGTATTTGAATGATAGTTCAATTTTTATCCATAAACATAACATTACGTAAACAAACAAATACTGTGGATCTCTTTTATGTTCTCTAGAGTATTTAATATGTAGATAGATGACAAATAGAGGTAGATACGCTGAAAAAATCACCAGTTTATTTCTACCCCAACCAATCACCATAAACATGAAGCATGAAATACAGCCATACGATTTGACTTTTTGGAAGTTGAAACAAACAGGGAAAAGAAAAAGATTGTCACCTCATTCAACATCCTATGCAGTTCATCCCTTGCCTCCACAACACGGTCTCTGTCATTGCTATCTACCACAAAAATGAGACCCTGGGTGTTTTGGAAGTAATGCCTCCACAATGGACGAATCTGTCAAATAagtttaaaaaaacaataactCTTTTGCCACTTCAGGCACAAATAGATTCATAATGGAACAGGATTTAATCAATCATCACGTGAGATAAAAATGGTCCGTGAAAGGAGAACAAGTTAACaagtgttttgatttaaacaaTAAGTAATACAAATAGAAAGGTATACAAAAAACTAAAAACAAGTCTCACCTTGTCCTGACCTCCAACATCCCAAACAGTGAAGCTGATGTTCTTGTACTCGACAGTCTCCACGTTGAAACCTGAAAATGGAACGAGAGCCCCAGAAAggtaaaaacaaaaaatccaGCTTAAAACCAAAAGATAAAATGGAGATAAACTGAAAAGGATCATGAAAACAGAGAGATACAGCATCATTCAAATTTCAGAATCAAGAGCCATACCAATGGTAGGAATAGTAGTCACAATCTCCCCGAGCTTGAGCTTGTACAGAATGGTTGTCTTACCAGCAGCATCAAGACCAACCATCAGAATTCGCATCTCCTTCTTGGCAAAAAGCCGACTAAAAAGCTTAGTGAATGTCAGCcccatttttctttctttcctttgaTCCCTAACAACCATCATGGCACAAATagagtaaaaaaataataataacacacaaAGATAgatataaaaatgttatttcaTGAATCAGGACAGTAAAAATATATGTGCAAGTCCGATAAGGTGCGCTGAGATGTCTGCAGAGAGAATAAATGATTAATAGCAACGTGAGTCTTTTTGTATTCTTGTTCCCCCTTTCCAATTAAACATCTAGACACTATGAAACATATGTATGCCTGACACCTTTGTCCATAACTAAAGGAAATCCACATGCGACGACCGACACAACCTTCTTAACGATTGGCAATGCAATCAAATTCACGTAAACTTTCAATCATCAAAACTACTTAGTCTTACATCGATTTCATTaaatcaatcatatatcattagAAAACATTAAgtattgatgaaattattccaAACTAGAAATGCGTATGGAGCACCAATAATTTTGATTCCAGGCTACATAAATTAAAGGCCTACATCAAGTACATAATCATATTCTCATACAGATACAACTAAGAAAACAGAAATCATAAAACGCAAGAAACTTCCTGTGCTAAAGCTCACAAAAATCAAAACTTTCACCAGAAATTACAAGCCAAACCAGGCGTATCCATAATTTTCATCCGTAAACGAAAGGATTTTAACTTCTCAAAACAATTAACCGAGATCCTCATGGTAAAAACTTCAAATCTCAGATAAGATCGTAACAAAACCAAAATCTAAGACAGCCGGCCGCACATTCACAAAATCCACAAGAACATTAACCCGATTCACACGAAACAATGCTTCGTTTTTCCACCAATCCCTCCGCATCAGAACAAAAAACACCAAAATTCACCCGAAAAAAATAACCTCGCAGATCACACGCCATACACCACAAATCCAgaaactaaatcaacaaaatacaaacaaaaaaCCACATCAAATCGCGAATCcaccaaaatcaaaataataaaaaaaaaaactcgtactcaattcagatttttacctCACCCGGAAGTAAAGATCTGGCGAGGTGCTGGAGAGAACGTGGAGAAAGATAAATGGAGCTCCCTCAGAACAGCGCGAACAGAACGATAACTTCTCTCTGAGAGAATGAAAATAGGTGGCCACTGATCATTTATATCATTTCCTACCTCATTTTTATATTGTCCAAAACACCCCTATATATTTCGTAGACGCGGCGTTGCCTTTTAAGAATTAACCGCATGACAGTATTGGTGAATATAGACCGTTGAATATTGTTCGCTCACGCTGGCGGGCGAGTTAGATGGCGCCACGTCATTCATTTGATTTTACTAATTTGGTACTGATTTTCGGTAACAATTAAAATTTGTTGGGGAGCAATTAATTCTACCATTAATTGGTAAAATATTCATCAGAAGATTTTAATTAGAATTCATTCAGTATTCATGCGACAATTTTTTTATCTACTCATTTCTTAATTCAATAtatacattatttttttatgttttttttaaattaataatccAACTAAAGTTAATAAGATAAGAATTTGCTCAATTGTATTGAATGATGAAAATTTTGTGTTTTCTCTTGACGACGattggaaaaatatatttagaaaATGTAAATATGTAGGTGATTGAATGGTACCGACATAGTATGAtcacttaattgttttaatatttacatgttagcataattaatgtgttatttAGGTAATATTAATATGATACTTTGTATtagtaaaatgttattttatataattgatttgatgctgatataattaatttttttagcaATGATGATATCATTGATTTAGTATTTCGTATCGATGATATGTTACTTGGTATGGTTAAAATATTTTGGCTCATAATTATATCAcaattgagatttttttttatatatataatggtATAATGGTATTTACAAGACCAAATCAAGTATCTATTAACTCGATTTAGATATCTCTGAGGTTAAATCAAATACTCATTTACTCGAATTAGGTTCTTTAAGTATCAATTTATGTATCATATTTTGAATTCACGATACCATCAGCGATATCATCAGCAAAAGTCACTCAACATCaactttaatatattttttacatcCCCAAATAATGGAATAATGATATTTACGAGGCCAAATCAATTACATATTGACATATTGACTAGAGTTAGGTACTTCTGATGCCAAATCAAGTACCCGCTGACTCGAATTATGTACTCTAAGTACCAATTTAGGTATCTTATTTTTAACTTCATGATGATACCAACACAAGTCACTCAACATCAACtccataatatatttttttacgtCCCCAAATAATGGAATAAAGGTATTCACGGGGCCAATCAAGTATCTATTGACTCGAACTAGGTATTTATGAGGAGGCCAAATCTAGTACTCACTTACTCAAATTAAGTACTTTAGTACTAATGTATGTATCATATTTGATTTTAAGAATGCCACCAACAAAGTCACTCAATAATAACCCggtaatatattttttacatatcCAAATAATGAAATAGGGTATTTACGATGCCAAATCAAGTATCTATTGGAATGAATTAGGTACTTTTGAGGCCAAATTGAGTACCCGCTAACTCAATTTAGGTACTTTAATTACCAATTTAgaaatttgttttttatttcaCGATGCTACCAACAAAAAGGcactaaatatatatttttttcaaatcctCAAATGGAATAAGGGTATTCAAAAgaccaaataaaatatctattAACTCGAATTAGGTACTTTAAATACCAATTTAGTTATAATATTTTGGCTTCACGTATGTCACAAACACAAATAACTCAATAACAAGTATGATATCAAATTAAGTATTCATTTTTAGTTTAATGAATACCAACAATATTGTGAATgaatattaatgattattatacATAAATAGTCTTTAGTATAATGAATGATAACCAATAGGTATTGTGGATGAATACTAATAAGGATGATATCAAGAAGTATTCACATGTTATTTATTGTATACCAACAAGTATTGTGAATTAATATTAATGAGTATTATAAATGAATAACCATAAGTATAATGATGTAATActaataaatataatgaatgaTTACCAACAAGtattattgatgaatactataaaagatgatatcaaatgaagtattcctttattatttaatgaaatttaataaGTATTTTGAATGAATATTAGTGATTATTATAAATGAATAGtcataaatataatgaaaaaatattggtaaaaaaaattaatttttaagggACAATATCAAGTATCTCTTGACAAAAATTAGGTATTTTCTTTACCAATTTAGCTATCATAATGTTATTTTAGGAATTCTAAATAAGTTACTCAAGATTATAttccaaatttattttttggcaatacaaataaattttttttagtatttatgAGGTCAAGTATCACTTGACAAAAATTAGAtactttaatatttatatatagatatattatATTGTTATTTCATGAACGCAAAATAAGCCATTCAAAACTAAATTCAAAGTGTATTTTTGAAagtaaaaataaacaaattttagtatttaagaGGCCACATCAACTATCTCATGACAAAAATGgtgtattttttatatcaaCAGTATTGTGAATGAATACTAATAAATATGAtatcaaaataattatattttttgtattCTATGAATACCaataaatattttggatgaataTTAATAAGATAGTGATTGCAAACACTACCTAACTATTATGAGTGAATACTAATAAGGTATTGATTGCAAACACTACCTAAtgcatttttcaaaaaatgccAAAAATGATTGAATTTATGGTGATCGTTCGAGATCCAATAATTTCTTACACATTTGGAGTATTAAGAGAGCCAAACCAAGTATATGGATCCTCAAAATAGGTACTTTGTAAGTCAAAATAAGTACTTACTCTTATTTTATGATGAGTGATGCactatgttttttaaaaataaatgacgTGACCAAGTATCCTAATGTATTTTCCATGAACAGACCAACAATGACTAGATTTATGGTGATTGCTCGAAGATCCAGTATTTTTTTTAGacatttggagtattcaaatagtcaaatcaagtatctgaaactTTATAAGATGTACATTATAACTCCAAATAAGTACTTACTTTGATTCCATTATGATTGAtgaactatatttttttaaaaaagatttaAATGACATGAAAAAGTCAtcctaatattttttcatgaaagaCCAACAatgattgaaattatgatgATCGTTCGAGGATCGattaattttcttaaacatttggatattcaaatagccaaatcaaatattGAAACCCAAAAATATGTACTTTTTAGGTCAAAATAGGTACTTTTTTCTTATTCCATGATAAGGGatgaactatttttttttaataaatgacatgaataaggcATCTTAATGCATTTTCAATGAAAAGACCAACAATGATTGCATTTATGGTAATCCTCGAAAATCCAGTATTTTTTTTACtcatttggagtattcaaatatccaaatcaagtatctgaaatCCAAAATAAGTATTTTGTGAGTCAAAATAAGTATTCACTCTTATTCCATTGTAAATAACAAAATGACAAAAAATGTAAACTTGAATTTGTGGGtagttaaaattaaaattatggcattgtgttgggtgcaataattgtccttgcttgatagagtgatcgaaccgtggtgcttgagctgctgtgcggtttaaaatatttgagttgcaccattattactagttatagcttttggtaaagtgacaagcgctcgatcctacaattgatatcagagccaaggtcatgggttcgattttcattgattgcaaggagtgcaattattgggagggagattattgggtgcaataattgtccttgcttggtagagcgatcgaaccgtggtgcttgagcagCTGtgtgatttaaaagatttgagttgtaccattactactagctatagcttttggtaaaacggcaagcgctcggtTCTACACATTGTCATGTActgatttataaaaaattatacctAGGtactaaatattaatttaaagatGAAAAAATGTATTTTACTCAAATTTACCTTTAATTCTGTACTAAGCATGAAacgttattaaaattttaatgtatatattgtttttaAGACATTAATATAAAAAGATGCGAATATTGCAGTATTTATTTTCTTCGAAATTTGTATTGGAGCATTTGTTTAGTTATCATGCTAATTTCTTATTGCATAAATGAGTCgagtttaatatatatataaaaaaaaaaatcaaagctCGAATTCGAGCTTCACTTGTTAATACTTTTAGCTTCGAAATATTTGAGCATATTTGCAGGGTATTCGAACTATTATAGAAAATAAATACtcgaaatatatttatttaattaataattatattatatcagTAAAATATAAGTTCGCATGTTATCGAAAAAAACAATTTGAAATCTAACTCGACTCAAATTCAATAGtttaaaaaacaaatcaaataatttatgAATTGAGAGGAAAAGCTATGAATTAACCATCTCTGTTCTTTTACTCGAGATGCAAGCTCGAGAGTAGTGCAAGCAAATCCTGTTCTTGATAATTGCATGCGACCAACAAGAGATCCAAAATGTTTTTAATTCCAAATCTGGTGCTTCGACAATTGTAGGATCCGCTCGGGAAGCTTCGAAATTGACAACACTTGGACAGTATTTTTGCTCGAAAATGACAGAGTGAGGTCACAAAACTTGCTGCCGAAAAAGCTCGAATTTGGTAGCCTTTTCTCTCGATTTCTAGTGAGATGTTAGGTGTGCCTTTTGCCTTGATTTGATCCTTTAATTTATAGGGTGGAAGAGAGAGAAGCTGAATGGCTTGCAAGATTTCAGCTTGTACTGGCATATTTTAAGGCTTGTAATGGCTCATTATGGCCGATTCTTGGGTTGTTCAAGGCTTATGTTGAGTGGTCAAATGTGCCTTCATTAAGCCCCTTAAATTCTCGAATTGAAGTGGTATTTTGGCAGAGCAATTGACTCCTTATTTTCGAGCAATATATGTGAATTTCACGAGCTTCATAAATCACAAGTCGTGGGTTTATACTGAAACGATGGCCATAATGATGAAAATATAGTATCAAAAAAgtggaataaaataatcaacaaaaacacaaagatttacgcgGTTTGGTAATTTGTTGAGCAAGGCCTGAGTTAACTGTCAAAAGTTTGAAATTCTGGtcaagaaattttttctttttgataaaAAATGAATAATAATTCTGGAACGCCTGAAATGTACTTCGCAAAAACTGGAATAAACTTGGATCACCTGACGCCATGAGTGCAAGAGTCTgaaaatttgtttaaaaaattcaaatgcatgattCTTTGATTTGATTATTACCAATTGCTTACAAGTGAACTAACAGTTTCAAAGATTTACATATTTTCTCTGTCTCAGCTTACATGTAAAAGGGGAGCACGCACACATATATATGTTAATGCATCGAGACATACGCATTACATGTGCAAGTATATTTTTTAATAGTGATTATTTTTGCTTCGGTCATCCGGAAACAAAATCCAGGCTCGGGtgacaaatatttatttattatatttttatcgatataaaaaatatagttttatattaaagttgataattatttgtcattatatatatatatatatatatatatatgtatatatatgaataattatttaCTGATATTTACTTAGAAATGCAACCCAATTTTTATTAGAAGATTCAAGTTTAAGTTTTATTTTCTAATTTTGTCATATTTTAAATGGGTCAAACTTCAGTGGGTTAAACCATTGGGTTCTGCCACATGGAGGCCAAGAGTCTTTTTAAATACTTTTTATTATGTTCATattcatatatttaataaaataataataaaggtTTTGAATTTtagttaataaattaaaattgttAACAAATGGTTAGATATTGGATATCTCATACAAAActtatacaaaataaatattataaacttTATTAAAAAACTTGGAAACTGAAAGACTCTGCTCAAATAAAAAAAGAACCCATCActctttaaaaacaaaattatattaacaaaattaaatacacattaaaatattcaagcaaataacaaacaaaatattatttagaaCACATagtatacatgaatttttccccAAAAATTACATAACAATTAGTAATGATCAAAGTGCGTT includes:
- the LOC142522798 gene encoding ADP-ribosylation factor-like, which encodes MGLTFTKLFSRLFAKKEMRILMVGLDAAGKTTILYKLKLGEIVTTIPTIGFNVETVEYKNISFTVWDVGGQDKIRPLWRHYFQNTQGLIFVVDSNDRDRVVEARDELHRMLNEDELRDAVLLVFANKQDLPNAMNAAEITDKLGLHSLRQRHWYIQSTCATSGEGLYEGLEWLSNNIANKA